A stretch of DNA from Myxococcota bacterium:
CTAATCAAACAGACCCTTCGGATGTTCAAAAGCGATCTGGCCAGTTCTTACAATATTAAAGCGATTTAATAGTTGGTTATCATTGTCGCCAGTTTAATCGTGTTGGCGTTATTGTTAAAATTTACCTGTGCAGTCACTCGCGCATAGCCAGAGCCAACATTCGCATCTAAAAAGTCGTCTGTTCCAGTATCTGCATCTGGATTTACCTCAAGCACGGTTACCGTCAGCACATACCCGGTAAAACCCGATACCGGATTTGCATTATAGCCATTTGCTGCAATAGCGGCAATTGTGGACGCGTAGCCGCACCCTGCAGCGTTACAGTCGCGTCGCGCCATCACTTTTTCCAACGCCTCCGCGGCAAGATTGGTCGCTACAATGGATTGATCTGCAAGCAAGGACGTCCTTGCCATGCCAGGAATCGCCATCACAACACCGACAAACCCTGCGCCAATAATCACCATTGCAAGCACACTTTCAACCAAAGAAAAGCCTTTCATGGCATCACCAGTCTACCCGTGTTGGCAGTTACGGTAATCGTCCGAGTAGCCGATCCACTCGATATCGTAACACTGCCCCCTCCGCCCGTGGTTGGTGCCCCCAATTCATTAAACTCCACCACGTAGTTGCCGCTGATACTAATGCCCGGATATTTGGTGGATAACGTGATCACCATATTTTGTTTGGTCTGTGGATGTGTAAGCGGCGTGGCGGTCGTTCCTTGGTAAACCGTGTAGGCGCCCCCATTAACAAAAGAAACACCCGAAGTGACGCCTGTAGAAGAGGCGTTTTGCTTCGCATGTTCGATATCTGAATACACTTGCTGAGCCGCAGTATCCAAACGCGTGGTGCTGAGAGACGGCGCATAAACGAACGCCGTTACACTTAATATGCCGGCTAAACCGATAACCAGCACCAACTCAGCGAGTGTAAACCCATTCGCCCTCATGAGCGTGTGGCTAGCAAGTTGCGCAGGTAAACAACCCAGTTGCGACAGTATAGGTACAACAAGTGTCTGTTCCCGTTGTTACCGTTGAATCCGCATTCATATCAAATGTATATGAAGTGGCCGAACCTTTAATCCATTGAGACGATACACCGTTCTGCAAGATACTGGTAAAGTGACGATTGGCAGGAGTCGCCGCACCGTTACTCGCACTGTCTAAGGTCGCAGGGTAGCTAACGGTACCATAGGAAGCCATATTTGTAGCTGCAAAAATCGCAATACCGGTTTGAATCGCACCGACGGTAGCGTTCATGGAGGCAACCCGCGCAGAGTTTAAAGAGCCGGTCAAGAAAGTTGGAATTGCTGCGACTGCCAAAATTCCTAAAATTGCAATCACCAACACTAATTCGATCAAAGTAAAGCCTTTCATTTGATTCATAGTTATCATTCCCCTAAATACATTTTAGCATACCTATTGACCCTAAAAGCAAGACCGCTTGATTTTTTATGTTAAAGGAGGCTTAGATATGCGGCATGCGCTATTTGTCTCAAACAAGTGACGACGTTCAGGCCATGCTAGCCGCCATCCAACGGCCCTCCGTTGAAAGTCTTTTTCAAAGCATTCCGGCTGCAAATTTTTTAAAGCGATCGCTTAATTTGCCACCTGCGATGAGTGAAATTGAGCTTAAGATCATGCTAGCAGATCTGGCAGGAACCCCTCCGAAAGCCTCTTTTTTGGGTGCAGGTGCGACAGCTCATTTTGTACCCGAGATGGTTTCGCAGATGCTGCTACGCGGCGAATGGCTCACCGCTTATACGCCCTATCAGCCAGAGGTTTCTCAGGGCACTTTGCAGGCCATCTTCGAGTTTCAAACCATGGTTGCCTCTTTGTTTGGATTAGAGATCGCCAATGCATCGATGTACGATGGCGCAACGGCTCTGGCTGAGGCCTGCTTGATGGCCTGCCGGCTTAGGCCACAGGCCCAAGCCATCCAGTTTCATGATGGGATACATCCCGAATATATAGAAACCTGCAAAACATTTTTAGGCGCTGCAGGAATTCGAATCGTAAGCTCAGGCCCTGTCGCAGCCTATGTGTACCAAAATCCGAACTTTTTTGGCCAATTAGAAGATCAAAGGACGATCATTGCCAAAGCTCATGAACAAAGCGCGCTGGCGATCGCTGTTTGCACCGATCCAGTCGCTTTAGGAGCTATCCAATCTCCCGGCTTTTTAGGAGCAGACATCGCAGTCGGAGAAGGCCTGGGATTATGTGGGCATCTAAGTTTAGGAGGCCCTGGGGTTGGCCTATTCGCTACAAAGAAAGAATTTTTGCGGCAAATGCCAGGGCGCTTATGCGGCCAAACCACTGATATGAACGGTAAGCGAGGCTTCGTTTTAACGCTGTCCACTCGCGAGCAGCATATCCGGCGCGAGAAAGCGACGTCCAACATTTGCACTAACCACAACCTGATGGCGTTAGCTTTCAGCATGGCGCTCTCTTTGTATGGAAAATCAGGCTTCAGAAATCTAGCTTATCAAAATATCAAGAAAACGCTTTATTTCAGGCAAAAGGCAGCGGCCTCCGGACTGAATATCACCCAAGTTGGGCCTCATTTTAACGAAACATTAATAGCGCTAACGCCAACGCAAGTTGTACAAGCTAAGCAGCTTGAGCAAGATGACCTTTTCCCAGGCGTTTGGGTGGGGCAATGGTTTCCCGAACTGGCAAATCACTTGCTGGTGTGCACCACCGAATTGCATACGAATGAGCAAATAGATGCTTTGGTGGAGAGCTTGTCATGATCGGGCGCACCAATTTCGATTTCGATGAAAAGCTGCTGTTTGAACATGGCTCTAAAGGCAGATGTGGCGTGGATTTGCCGGCAATGCACTTAGCAGATGACGAAGTTCGTCAAATGCTTGGAGAACACGAACGTTTGCTACCCAACGAACCGCTGTTGCCTGAATGTTCTGAGCCTGAAATCAACCGGCATTATACGCGCCTCAGCCGCTGGAACTTTTCAATAGATACGAACTCGTACCCGCTGGGCTCGTGCACCATGAAATACAATCCTAGGATTAATGAATGGGCAGGACGATTGCCTGGCTTTTCTCAGCTCCACCCCTATCTACCAAAATGGCGCCTTAAAAATGCTTTTTATCTGATGTCGGAGCTCGAAAAATATCTTGGCGAAATCGGCGGTTTCAGCGGTGTTTCTCTTCAACCTGCGGCAGGCGCTCATGGCGAATTTGCAGGCGTTATGATGATTGATAAGGCGTTAAAAGCTCGCGGTGAATCTCGCACCAAGATGTTGGTGCCGCACAGCGCCCATGGGACCAACCCCGCCTCCGCCGCGTTTTTTGGCTACGAAATCGTCACGCTGGAAAGCGGCGCAGACGGCTTAATTAATCTAGAAGAGCTCAAATCTAAAATGGATAACCAGTGCGCTGGGATTATGATCACAAACCCAAACACACTTGGGCTATTCGAAAAAAATATCTCAGAAATCTGTCAGGTGGTCCACGAACATGGAGGCTTTGTTTATGGAGACGGGGCTAACTTAAACGCCTTGATGGGCATCGTTAGGCCAGGCGATTGCGGCATTGATGTGATGCATTTCAACCTACATAAGACCTTCACCACGCCCCATGGTGGCGGCGGCCCCGGTTGCGGCGCTGTCGGCGTATGCGAGGAGCTTAAAAAATTTCTACCGGAGGCAGGCGAGCAGTCAATCGGACGCATCCGAAGTTTTTACGGCAATTTTGGCATGATGGTCAGAGCCTTTACCTATATGAGAGAGATGGGTCCTGATGGTCTCAAAAAAGCTAGCGAAATGGCTGTTCTCAATGCGAACTATGTCAAAGCGCTATTACGGCCCTACCTGCACCTGCCATACGAAACAGACTGTTTACATGAAGTTGTCTTCACGGATAAAAAGCAAAGCGCTCAAAACATCAGCACACTGGATATTGCGAAAGGTCTAATCGATAAAGGCATTCACCCACCGACTGTGTATTTTCCGCTGGTGGTATCAGGCGCCATGATGATTGAGCCAACCGAAACCGAATCCAAAGAAGATTTAGACAGATTATGTGAAGCATTCATCGAAGTGCTTCACGAAGATTCGGCCAAGCTAAAAATCAGCCCTACCCACACCGCCCTAGGCCGTTTAAACGAAGCCAAGGCAGCAAGAAATCCGATATTGGTATTTGAGCATGACTAAAAAAAGTATCTATGTTGCCAAGCCTCCCGATTCGCGTGGATATGTGGATTACACACCAGAAGAAGACGAAACTTGGAGCATTTTGTACCAGCGCCAGCACAAAATAATCCAGGGGCGCGCTTGCGACGAATATCTGACAGGTCTCGAGCTGCTGGCCATTCCTAAGGACAAGGTTCCGCAATGTCCTGAGATTAGCGAGCACCTAAAAAAAGCGACCGGTTGGGCAGTTACCCCTGTTCCAAAAATCATTTCCATCGATGCGTTTTTCGACCTGCTTGCCAACAAGCATTTCCCAGCAGCTACGTTTATCCGCACCCGTGAAGAACTCGATTATTTGAAAGAGCCTGACATCTTCCATGAGTTTTTTGGCCACTGCCCGCTGTTGACCAATAAGGCGTACGCGGATTTTATCGAGTCCTACGGGAAAATGGCGCAACGTGCCGATCATAAAACCCGCTCAATTTTAGGCAGACTTTTTTGGTTTACCATTGAGTTTGGTTTGGTGAGCTCCGCGAAAGGCCTTAGGGTTTATGGCGGGGGTATTTTGTCATCTTACACAGAAACAACCTATGCGCTTCAAAGCGACGTGCCAACGCGTCTGCCATTTGACATTCGAGAAGTTATGAAAACCGCCTATCGATATGACGAAATTCAGAAAAAATATTTTGTGCTAGATTCTCTTAAAAGTTTATTTAAAATAATTCAGCTCGATCTGCCTGCCTTGGCAGAAAAAGTCGCGCTAAACACCGACCAGGACCAGGATTTTATTACATGTTAAAACATTGCAAACCTTGTGAAGGTGGCGTTTCACCCATGTCTTTAAAGGATGCCAGTACGCGGGTTCAACAACTTAAGGGTTGGAGCTTAAGCCTAGAGGGCGACAATATCTCCAAGTTTTGGCTATTTAAAAACCATTACCAGGTCATGGCCTTTATCAATGCCATTGCGTTTATATCGCATCGTGAAGGGCATCATCCGGACATTACTTTTGGCTATAATAGTGCCAGAGTTATCTATACGACACATGCCGTTAAAGGCTTATCAGAAAATGACTTTATTTGCGCATCCTATATTGATGCGCTATCGGAGTAAGCTATATGTTTATCGCTTTAGAAGGCATTGACGGATCCGGACACACGACCCAAGCCACCGCTTTAGCAGAAGCTCTCAAAAGGCGCGGTCGTAAAGTTTTTGTTACCGCCCAGCCCAGCAGCGGTCTAATTGGCAAAATTATTCGCGATTTTTTGCAAGGAAAAGTCACGCAAGAAGACCACTTCCCCGAAGCCCTCGCACTATTATTTGCTGCCGATCGACTGCATCATATTAGTAATGAAATCAAACCCAAGTTAGAACAAGGCATCGATGTTATCTGCGACCGCTATGTGCTATCCAGCTGGGTTTATCAAGGTCTTGAGGTTAGTGAAGACTGGGTTCGGCGCATCAACCAATTTGCGTTGCTGCCAGATTTAACCCTCCTCATTGATACGCCTTTAAGCGAGGCAACCCAAAGACGCGAAGCCCGCGGCGGTGTGGTTGAGATTTTCGAAACCCAAGATCTGCAAAGAACCATTCGGGAGCGCTATTTAGAACTCGCACCCTCCATACATGCCCATATCGTTGAGGGTAGCGGCACACCCGATGAAGTCACTCAAAGACTCCTGGAGGTCGCTTGGCCCAAATTATCGGCATCTTAAACATCACGCCCGATAGTTGTTCGGATGGCGGGCTTTATATGGAAACTTACAAGGCTGTTGAGCATGCACACCAAATGCTCTCCGATGGTGCCGCATGGATTGATGTCGGTGGTGAATCCACCCGTCCCGGCGCTACACCCATTACCCCTGAAGAAGAGCTCGCCAGGGTGCTGCCCGTCATAAAAGCGCTGATTGCCAGCGGCGTGCGAAACCTCAGCATCGATACCCGTAATGCTACCACCGCGCGCAGTTGTTTAGAAGCTGGAGCGCTTTGGCTTAATGACGTCTCCGCTCTAAGCCACGATCCTTATATGCTCACCCTGGCAAAGGACTTCGAGCATGTCACCCTTATGCACATGTATGGCGCATCACATGATATCATTTCTGAAATCGCCACTTTTTTAAAAAACCGAGTCGAAATAGCTGTAAACGCAGGTGTCTCGCTTGGGCGGATTTCTATTGACCCAGGCATAGGTTTTGGAAAATCCGCTGACCAAGACTTCACGATCTTGAAAAACCTTTCAGCTTTCTCCCCCATTGCCCCGGTATACGCAGGCCCGAGCCGCAAAAAATTTATGGGGCCGCTTTTGGGCTTGCCAAATTATGGGCCTGAACGCGATTACGGAACGATTGGAGCCGTGCTACACGCCGCTCAAAATGGTGCAAGTTACATTCGGGTTCACAATGTGAGAGCCGCTGTTGATGCGCTCAAAGTTTTGGGCGCCATCATGTCTGCGGGTAATCTCTAGGAACATAAAAATACGCCCGCATACTAAACAAAAGCGCAGCCAAAGCCATCAGCCCAGCAAATACCCAAAAGAAGCTGACCAAGGGGAGCGCCGCAAATCGCGCTGTGAAAGCTACCAAAATATTGCCAAACGCTACACTTAAAAGCCAAAAGCCCATGACCGTTGATTTCATACGTTTAGGAGCTTGTGTGTAAGCAAACTCAAGCCCCGTGATAGATACCAAAACTTCGGCAATGGTTATCAATGTATATGGCAGTAACTGCCACCCGACGTGCAGTTGGTTGCCGCCATCCAGCTGAGCTTGGATCACAGCAACAACCACGAACGATACGCTGGCGATACCCATGCCTACGGACATACGCACAAGAGGCTTAATATGCCCAAACAGCTTGGACATCACAGGGATCAAAAGCATGATCAAAAGCGGGTTTAAACCCTGAATCTGCGAAGCCAAGAGCTCTACGCCACCCAACTTAAGATTCATCATCTGTGCTTGGCGAATCCAGGAGGAGCCGTGCTGATCAAACAGCGCCCAGAAAATGCTAACGAAGAGAAAAATACTTACAATTCTCAAGACAGCCAAAGTGCCTTCGATAGATTCTTCACTGAACTGCTGGCGGATGGCTGATGCCCGGACAACCGCCCTTCTGGGTTGCGGATTGCCCGACGATGTCGCCATGGAAAACACGACGCCAATATTGGCAATTCGCATCATCATGCGCTTAAACCAATCGGAAGTCGCTGCAACAGACACTGCCAAAAAGCCATCGTCTGGAGAATGGTTTTGCCTAACTTGAAACAAAACCAAGCCAATCATGAAACAAGCCACTGAGATAGAGATCGCAAAGGGCGTAGAAAATCGCGCCGTAAATGCCAATGATCCAATGGTCATAAATAGGAATGTTGAGCTGAGCGCATCCAGAAATCCTAAGAACCCGCCCGGCTTGGCCGGAATATGCACGAATTTGTTGCGTCCCATCCAGAAAACCACCGTCGCAACAAACATCAAGATGCCTGGAACCGCGAAAGCAACACTCCAACCAAAATATTTTTGAGTTAGTGGAATCAATAATGTCGCAAAGAACGAACCAAAGTTGATCATAAAATAGAACAGTTGATAGACCTTAGTGATCAAATACCAATTCGACTTTCCAAATTGATCGCCTACATGCGCAGACACACAAGGTTTGATGCCCCCTGCCCCCAGCGCGATTAATCCAAGACCCACATACATGCCTGCCATAGAACCTTCGGTCATAGACAAGACAAAGTGGCCTAAGCAATAGACCAACGAAAACCACAAAATGGTGTGATATTTACCTAACAGTCTGTCCGCGATGACCGCCCCAATCATGGGAAATGCGTACACGCCCGAAATAAACAAATGCACGACCGAAGTCGCAAAGTCTCCCGAGCCATGCATGGCCACAATATAAGTATATAAAATGGCACTCATGCCATAGTAGCTGAAGCGCTCGCAGCCCTCATTTCCTACAATATAAGGTACACCTTTGGGCCAGCCTTGTTCCGTGGACGAAGGTGCAGTACGATAGGATGCGATGCTCATGAAAACTTCCTGCCTTTGCTTTTTGTATTCGCTGTTGGTCGCTTGTGGCGCCGAAGGCGTTCGAATTTCGTTTGAAACCGCTGCAAAGCCGGTATCTTTTGAGATCGAGATAGCGAAAACGCCCGCAGAGTTAGATAAAGGGCTGATGAATCGGAAATCGCTGCGCCCTAACGCGGGGATGCTTTTTATTTTTCCTGATCAGCAAATGCGTGCTTTTTGGATGAAAGACACGCTAATACCACTGGATATGATTTTCATGGATGCTGCCAAAAAGATTGTTGGCATCGTGCATGGCGCTACACCCAAAAGCCTAGATCCTAGGGCTGTCGATGCACCTGCTCAATATGTGCTTGAAATCAATGGCGGTTTGGCTAAGCAAAAGGGCTTAAAAATCGGCCAACAAGCCGCTTGGAAGCTTTAATATGACCATCAATCCCACGGTTTACATTCACCCCAGCGCCCAAATTATGGGGGATGTTGAGATTGGTGCTCACAGCAGCATTTGGCCCCTGGCGGTTTTGCGCGGAGACATGGGCAAAATTATCATTGGCGCGAATACCTCTATTCAAGACGGCACCGTATGCCATGCCACCCATGGCTTAAGCGAAACGCGGATCGGAGATTGCTGCACCATCGGACATCGCGTCATATTGCATGGTTGCCAGGTAGAAGATGGATGCTTGATTGGCATGGGCTCCATCTTGCTTGATAACTGCTTGGTCGGTAAAGGCTCATTAGTTGGAGCGGGAAGCCTAATTACAGCCAATTTTCAGATCCCACCGGGATCATTGGTGATGGGAACTCCTGCCCGTGTGATCCGGCCTTTAAATGAGCGAGAACAAGGCATCGTGGCTGCTGGATGGCCAATTTATGTTGAAAACGCTAAAAAATACATGACTGGTGTATAATCATAAGATGGAAAAGGGAGATGTGCCTTCAATTCTAATTGTGGATGATGAAGAATTGCTGCGGTCAATGCTTGTGCTCAATTTTGAGAACCAAGGTTTCAAAATTTTTCAGGCAGACAACGGTAAAACTGGGCTCGAATTACTTCAGCAACATCCAGAGATTGACCTAGTTCTCTCTGATATTAGAATGCCGCTCATGGACGGCATCGGCATGATTCAGGCTTATAAAAAGATAAATAACGAAGTTCCAATTTTCATGATGATGACAGGGTATAGCGACTTGTCGCCCGAAGAAATATACGACTTTGGCGCCAACGCCCTCTTTCAAAAGCCTTTTAACCGCGGGCAAATTAACGAGGCTGTCAAAGCAGCCCTTGCGCCGAAAGCTATGTTATGGACTCAAAAGCCAGAGTACAAAGAAAAGACCGTTTTGCAAGAACTGAACCTCAAAGACATGGCATCCCTGTCTTTGGGCAGAGGCGGACTATTTGTCCCCACCAAAGAACGCTTTCCCCAAGTTGAAACGCCGGTGAATACAAACATACATTTCGAAAACGGCGAATCTATGGAATTAACTGGACTCGTACGGTGGGTAAGAAAAACTGCTACCAGTCAATATCCAAGCGGCTACGGGCTTGAGATTACCTACGCAGATCCTGAAAGCAAGGCAAGGTTGCTGCCTCAGATTCAAAGCTCCAAGTATATTCCTTTTATCCCCAAATGCTAAACCGCCGTCCCAGGCAAGGTCAAAATCTCTACACCGGTTTCAGTTACTAAAATGGTGTGTTCAAACTGGGCCGACAGCTTATTGTCTTTGGTAACCGCGGTCCATTCGTCGTCTAACATTCGTGTCTTCCAAGTGCCTTGGTTAATCATCGGCTCAATAGTGAAAGCCATACCCGGTTGCATGCGCACGCCTTTGCCTCGTTCGCCAAAGTGAAACACTTGAGGCGCAGTATGAAAATTTTTGCCAATGCCGTGACCAACAAACTCTCTGACTACCCCATAGCCAAAACTTTCTGCATATTCCGCAATGGCTGCACCAATATCGCCTAGCCTTTTACCTGGTGCTACTTCGGCAATGCCAAGCTGCAAACATTTCTCGGTCACTTCCACCAGCTGCCGCGCTTGTTTGGATGGCGTGCCGACAAAGAATGTCCTTGAGGTATCCCCGTGGTAACCATCCAAGATCA
This window harbors:
- a CDS encoding type II secretion system protein, whose amino-acid sequence is MKGFSLVESVLAMVIIGAGFVGVVMAIPGMARTSLLADQSIVATNLAAEALEKVMARRDCNAAGCGYASTIAAIAANGYNANPVSGFTGYVLTVTVLEVNPDADTGTDDFLDANVGSGYARVTAQVNFNNNANTIKLATMITNY
- a CDS encoding GspH/FimT family pseudopilin, with protein sequence MRANGFTLAELVLVIGLAGILSVTAFVYAPSLSTTRLDTAAQQVYSDIEHAKQNASSTGVTSGVSFVNGGAYTVYQGTTATPLTHPQTKQNMVITLSTKYPGISISGNYVVEFNELGAPTTGGGGSVTISSGSATRTITVTANTGRLVMP
- a CDS encoding type II secretion system protein, with the protein product MNQMKGFTLIELVLVIAILGILAVAAIPTFLTGSLNSARVASMNATVGAIQTGIAIFAATNMASYGTVSYPATLDSASNGAATPANRHFTSILQNGVSSQWIKGSATSYTFDMNADSTVTTGTDTCCTYTVATGLFTCATC
- the gcvPA gene encoding aminomethyl-transferring glycine dehydrogenase subunit GcvPA, with the protein product MRYLSQTSDDVQAMLAAIQRPSVESLFQSIPAANFLKRSLNLPPAMSEIELKIMLADLAGTPPKASFLGAGATAHFVPEMVSQMLLRGEWLTAYTPYQPEVSQGTLQAIFEFQTMVASLFGLEIANASMYDGATALAEACLMACRLRPQAQAIQFHDGIHPEYIETCKTFLGAAGIRIVSSGPVAAYVYQNPNFFGQLEDQRTIIAKAHEQSALAIAVCTDPVALGAIQSPGFLGADIAVGEGLGLCGHLSLGGPGVGLFATKKEFLRQMPGRLCGQTTDMNGKRGFVLTLSTREQHIRREKATSNICTNHNLMALAFSMALSLYGKSGFRNLAYQNIKKTLYFRQKAAASGLNITQVGPHFNETLIALTPTQVVQAKQLEQDDLFPGVWVGQWFPELANHLLVCTTELHTNEQIDALVESLS
- the gcvPB gene encoding aminomethyl-transferring glycine dehydrogenase subunit GcvPB, whose product is MIGRTNFDFDEKLLFEHGSKGRCGVDLPAMHLADDEVRQMLGEHERLLPNEPLLPECSEPEINRHYTRLSRWNFSIDTNSYPLGSCTMKYNPRINEWAGRLPGFSQLHPYLPKWRLKNAFYLMSELEKYLGEIGGFSGVSLQPAAGAHGEFAGVMMIDKALKARGESRTKMLVPHSAHGTNPASAAFFGYEIVTLESGADGLINLEELKSKMDNQCAGIMITNPNTLGLFEKNISEICQVVHEHGGFVYGDGANLNALMGIVRPGDCGIDVMHFNLHKTFTTPHGGGGPGCGAVGVCEELKKFLPEAGEQSIGRIRSFYGNFGMMVRAFTYMREMGPDGLKKASEMAVLNANYVKALLRPYLHLPYETDCLHEVVFTDKKQSAQNISTLDIAKGLIDKGIHPPTVYFPLVVSGAMMIEPTETESKEDLDRLCEAFIEVLHEDSAKLKISPTHTALGRLNEAKAARNPILVFEHD
- the phhA gene encoding phenylalanine 4-monooxygenase, whose translation is MTKKSIYVAKPPDSRGYVDYTPEEDETWSILYQRQHKIIQGRACDEYLTGLELLAIPKDKVPQCPEISEHLKKATGWAVTPVPKIISIDAFFDLLANKHFPAATFIRTREELDYLKEPDIFHEFFGHCPLLTNKAYADFIESYGKMAQRADHKTRSILGRLFWFTIEFGLVSSAKGLRVYGGGILSSYTETTYALQSDVPTRLPFDIREVMKTAYRYDEIQKKYFVLDSLKSLFKIIQLDLPALAEKVALNTDQDQDFITC
- a CDS encoding 4a-hydroxytetrahydrobiopterin dehydratase: MLKHCKPCEGGVSPMSLKDASTRVQQLKGWSLSLEGDNISKFWLFKNHYQVMAFINAIAFISHREGHHPDITFGYNSARVIYTTHAVKGLSENDFICASYIDALSE
- the tmk gene encoding dTMP kinase — its product is MFIALEGIDGSGHTTQATALAEALKRRGRKVFVTAQPSSGLIGKIIRDFLQGKVTQEDHFPEALALLFAADRLHHISNEIKPKLEQGIDVICDRYVLSSWVYQGLEVSEDWVRRINQFALLPDLTLLIDTPLSEATQRREARGGVVEIFETQDLQRTIRERYLELAPSIHAHIVEGSGTPDEVTQRLLEVAWPKLSAS
- the folP gene encoding dihydropteroate synthase is translated as MAQIIGILNITPDSCSDGGLYMETYKAVEHAHQMLSDGAAWIDVGGESTRPGATPITPEEELARVLPVIKALIASGVRNLSIDTRNATTARSCLEAGALWLNDVSALSHDPYMLTLAKDFEHVTLMHMYGASHDIISEIATFLKNRVEIAVNAGVSLGRISIDPGIGFGKSADQDFTILKNLSAFSPIAPVYAGPSRKKFMGPLLGLPNYGPERDYGTIGAVLHAAQNGASYIRVHNVRAAVDALKVLGAIMSAGNL
- a CDS encoding MFS transporter; the protein is MSIASYRTAPSSTEQGWPKGVPYIVGNEGCERFSYYGMSAILYTYIVAMHGSGDFATSVVHLFISGVYAFPMIGAVIADRLLGKYHTILWFSLVYCLGHFVLSMTEGSMAGMYVGLGLIALGAGGIKPCVSAHVGDQFGKSNWYLITKVYQLFYFMINFGSFFATLLIPLTQKYFGWSVAFAVPGILMFVATVVFWMGRNKFVHIPAKPGGFLGFLDALSSTFLFMTIGSLAFTARFSTPFAISISVACFMIGLVLFQVRQNHSPDDGFLAVSVAATSDWFKRMMMRIANIGVVFSMATSSGNPQPRRAVVRASAIRQQFSEESIEGTLAVLRIVSIFLFVSIFWALFDQHGSSWIRQAQMMNLKLGGVELLASQIQGLNPLLIMLLIPVMSKLFGHIKPLVRMSVGMGIASVSFVVVAVIQAQLDGGNQLHVGWQLLPYTLITIAEVLVSITGLEFAYTQAPKRMKSTVMGFWLLSVAFGNILVAFTARFAALPLVSFFWVFAGLMALAALLFSMRAYFYVPRDYPQT
- a CDS encoding DUF192 domain-containing protein, whose protein sequence is MKTSCLCFLYSLLVACGAEGVRISFETAAKPVSFEIEIAKTPAELDKGLMNRKSLRPNAGMLFIFPDQQMRAFWMKDTLIPLDMIFMDAAKKIVGIVHGATPKSLDPRAVDAPAQYVLEINGGLAKQKGLKIGQQAAWKL
- a CDS encoding gamma carbonic anhydrase family protein, with product MTINPTVYIHPSAQIMGDVEIGAHSSIWPLAVLRGDMGKIIIGANTSIQDGTVCHATHGLSETRIGDCCTIGHRVILHGCQVEDGCLIGMGSILLDNCLVGKGSLVGAGSLITANFQIPPGSLVMGTPARVIRPLNEREQGIVAAGWPIYVENAKKYMTGV
- a CDS encoding response regulator, with the protein product MPSILIVDDEELLRSMLVLNFENQGFKIFQADNGKTGLELLQQHPEIDLVLSDIRMPLMDGIGMIQAYKKINNEVPIFMMMTGYSDLSPEEIYDFGANALFQKPFNRGQINEAVKAALAPKAMLWTQKPEYKEKTVLQELNLKDMASLSLGRGGLFVPTKERFPQVETPVNTNIHFENGESMELTGLVRWVRKTATSQYPSGYGLEITYADPESKARLLPQIQSSKYIPFIPKC
- the map gene encoding type I methionyl aminopeptidase, with the translated sequence MSSEPIILLSTSEIEKMRRVGKLAGELLVHLGKMVAPGVTTQAINDEAERWTRERGARSAPLNYAPGGCPPYPRSICTSVNEVVCHGIPTTKKILKEGDIINIDVTLILDGYHGDTSRTFFVGTPSKQARQLVEVTEKCLQLGIAEVAPGKRLGDIGAAIAEYAESFGYGVVREFVGHGIGKNFHTAPQVFHFGERGKGVRMQPGMAFTIEPMINQGTWKTRMLDDEWTAVTKDNKLSAQFEHTILVTETGVEILTLPGTAV